GCTCGATCTTGGCCTTCTCCGCCGCCTCCTTCAGGCGCTGGAGGACCATCTTGTCCTTGGAGACGTCGATGCCGTTGTCCTTCTTGAACTCGGCGATGAGCCAGTCCATGAGCGTGTGGTCGATGTTGTCGCCGCCCAGGTGGGTGTCACCGTTGGTGGCGAGCACCTCGACCACGTTCTCGCCCACCTCCAGGATGGAGATGTCGAACGTGCCGCCGCCGAAGTCGTAGACGGCGATCTTCTCGTCCTTCTTCTTGTCCAGGCCGTAGGCGAGCGCCGCCGCGGTGGGCTCGTTCACGATGCGCCGCACGGTGAGGCCGGCGATCTCGCCCGCGTCCTTGGTGGCCTGGCGCTGGGCGTCGTTGAAGTACGCGGGGACGGTGATGACCGCCTCGGTGACCTTCTCACCCAGGTAGTTCTCCGCGGCGCGCTTGAGCTTGAGGAGCACCTGCGCGGAGATCTCCGGCGCGCTGTACTGCTTGCCGTCGAGCTCCACGCGCGCGTCACCATGGGGGCCGCGCACCACCTTGTAGGGGACGAGCTTGGCCTCCTCGGTGGTCTCCTCGTAGCGCCGGCCCATGAAGCGCTTGATGGAGTAGATGGTCCGCTCGGGGTTGGTGATGGCCTGACGCTTGGCTACCTGCCCCACCAGCCGCTCCCCATCCTTGGCGAACGCGACGACCGAGGGCGTGGTGCGGCTCCCCTCCTCGTTGGTGAGAACCTTGGGCTCGCGACCCTCCATGATCGCCACCACGCTGTTGGTGGTGCCCAGGTCGATGCCGATGATCTTACCCACGGTGTGTAACCTCCGGAAATTACTACGGAAAACATCCCGGAGCCCTCGAATGGCTCCGACATGTGCCCAACGTAACCACCCACCTGGGGGTGTCAAACCGTGGCGAGGCGCGTCACGGGCGAGCCACCCGGCCGCCACGGGTGCGTAACGCGCTCTCCACTTCCGCCACCGTCCGTTTGCAACCAGACGGCCGGGCGCTCACTAACGAACGCGCCAACCCCCTGAAAACACAGGTGTAGGTGGAGCTAACGCCTCGCGTCAGCCATTGGCTGAGAATGTGCACTGGGCGAAGGCCGCGTTGTCGTGTGGCAACGACATGCCCCTACCCCCCTTGGAGGCAGCCTCATGCTGGTACAGCCACTTCGGTCCGTGGATCCGCGCCAGATTCCGTCCGTCACCGGTGCGCCCGAGCACAAGGTCGCGGTGCTGCTCAACGCCAATGCCCGCAAGGTCGACGCACGGGTGGTGAAGTCGCTCTCACATGTGGTGCCGGAGCAGGACCTGTTCCTGTCGCGCTCGGAGCTGGACTGCCGGCGCATCGTGCAGACGGTGTTGGAGCGCAACTACCCGATGGTGTTCACGGGAGGCGGAGACGGCACGTTCCTGGGCTTCGCCAACGAGATGTTCCGCCAGTTGGATGCGCGAGGCCGCTTCGCGGGCAAGCGAGCGCCGCGCTTCGGAGTGCTGAAGCTGGGCACGGGCAACGGCCTGGCCACGTACGTGAATGCGGGAGGAGGCCAGGACGGCATCCTGCAGGACGTGGTGAGGGCGCGAGCGGGCCAGGTGCCGGGCCACCGGCGGATGGACCTGCTGATGGTGGACGGCCAGCGCACGCCGTTCGCGGGGCTGGGCGTGGATGGGAAGCTGCTCAACGACTACATCTGGGTGAAGAGCAACCTGGGCCGCGGCTTCTTCAAGAAGATGCTGTCGGGGCCGGGAGGCTACTTCTCGGCGGTGGCGTTCAAGACGGTGCCGCACTACCTGACGAACTCGACGTTCGTGGATTGCGAGGTCATCAACGGCCAGGCGGGAGAGGCGTACCGGGTGGGGCCGGATGGCACTCCGGTGGGAGCGCCGATCGCACCGGGAGAGCGGATCTTCAAGGGCGAGCTGATGATGGCGGCGGCGGCGACGATGCCCTTCTACGGGTATGGCTTCCGGATGTTCCCCTTCGCGGGGGAGCGGCGGGGGATGATGCAGCTGCGGCTGGGCCAGTTGCAGGCGGCGAACATCCTGGCGAACCTGCCGAAGCTGTGGGCGGGCCGCTGGTTCCCGGAAGGCCTGCAGGACTTCTACGCGAGCGAGGTGCACATCCGCTTCGCGAAGCCGATGCCGTTCCAGGTGGGAGGGGACGCGGCGGGCTACCGAGAGGAAGTGAAGCTGAGCGTGGCGCCGGATCCGGTGGAGCTGCTGGACTTCC
This is a stretch of genomic DNA from Archangium violaceum. It encodes these proteins:
- a CDS encoding diacylglycerol/lipid kinase family protein, yielding MLVQPLRSVDPRQIPSVTGAPEHKVAVLLNANARKVDARVVKSLSHVVPEQDLFLSRSELDCRRIVQTVLERNYPMVFTGGGDGTFLGFANEMFRQLDARGRFAGKRAPRFGVLKLGTGNGLATYVNAGGGQDGILQDVVRARAGQVPGHRRMDLLMVDGQRTPFAGLGVDGKLLNDYIWVKSNLGRGFFKKMLSGPGGYFSAVAFKTVPHYLTNSTFVDCEVINGQAGEAYRVGPDGTPVGAPIAPGERIFKGELMMAAAATMPFYGYGFRMFPFAGERRGMMQLRLGQLQAANILANLPKLWAGRWFPEGLQDFYASEVHIRFAKPMPFQVGGDAAGYREEVKLSVAPDPVELLDFHGAVH